From a region of the Prosthecobacter sp. SYSU 5D2 genome:
- a CDS encoding VWA domain-containing protein, with translation MNIPLLPDIIFARPEWLFALLALPLMMWWRGRIGRAPAVTFPTSFILRDLGFKAKSTRGGLTFGLVLLSLASAVIALARPQKVISHDEDKTEGIAICLTVDVSLSMLIEDFYIGGSPVNRLTAAKRVMRDFIRGRTSDRVGIVAFAGAPYQPCPLTLDHEWLESNLDRIQTGVMEDGTAIGSGLAAAARRLDKETVPSKVIILLTDGANNSGKLSPQDAARLAATLGQKIYTIAIGTPGVHMIPLPNGRVITSGRQEFDEGTLQEVARIGSGNFYMAQDLSALEDIFETIDRLEKTEIKRRSIVETEELFFYPAALAAALLGLALFLRLTLLNSAPMAVAT, from the coding sequence ATGAACATCCCCTTGCTTCCAGACATCATCTTTGCCCGTCCAGAGTGGCTCTTTGCCCTGCTGGCGCTGCCGCTGATGATGTGGTGGCGTGGCCGCATCGGCCGCGCACCTGCGGTCACTTTCCCCACCTCCTTCATCCTTCGCGATCTTGGCTTCAAGGCCAAGTCCACCCGTGGCGGCCTCACCTTTGGGCTGGTCCTTCTCAGCCTCGCCTCGGCCGTCATTGCGTTGGCCAGGCCGCAAAAGGTCATCTCCCATGATGAGGACAAGACCGAAGGCATCGCCATCTGCCTCACCGTGGACGTATCCCTTTCCATGCTCATTGAGGACTTTTACATCGGTGGCTCCCCGGTGAACCGCCTCACCGCTGCCAAACGGGTCATGCGTGACTTCATTCGTGGCAGGACCAGCGACCGTGTCGGCATCGTCGCCTTTGCCGGGGCTCCTTATCAGCCCTGCCCCCTGACGCTCGATCACGAATGGCTGGAGTCCAACCTCGACCGCATCCAGACCGGGGTTATGGAAGACGGGACTGCCATCGGTTCCGGCCTTGCCGCCGCCGCCCGCCGTTTGGACAAGGAAACCGTCCCCAGCAAGGTCATCATCCTCCTGACGGACGGGGCCAACAACAGTGGCAAGCTCAGCCCCCAGGATGCCGCCCGCCTCGCAGCCACCTTGGGCCAAAAGATCTACACCATCGCCATCGGCACCCCCGGCGTTCACATGATTCCCCTGCCAAACGGCCGCGTCATCACCAGCGGCAGGCAGGAGTTTGACGAAGGCACCCTCCAGGAAGTCGCCCGCATCGGCAGCGGCAATTTTTACATGGCCCAAGATCTTTCAGCTCTGGAGGACATCTTCGAAACCATCGACCGCCTGGAAAAAACTGAAATCAAACGCCGCAGCATTGTCGAAACCGAGGAACTTTTCTTCTACCCCGCCGCCCTGGCTGCCGCTCTTTTGGGCCTGGCTCTTTTCCTGAGGCTCACGTTGTTAAATTCCGCACCCATGGCGGTCGCCACTTGA
- a CDS encoding DUF4381 family protein, translated as MLNFLLAQAAPEGPPLQPLPHPALPEVFIPPAPIPVWIFIVCGLLLVAMLALVLWLLLRPRPPEAIPPKRPWVTAMTALRELSPLARFQPPGQTAGQISEILRQYFLVRYKIPAPFRTTQEIFHGDTIPSTSSRLHKYAPLADLWDGLSFAPVPASTDEAAELLARAITYLEEDRP; from the coding sequence ATGTTAAACTTCTTGTTAGCCCAGGCGGCGCCCGAGGGGCCCCCGTTGCAGCCGCTCCCCCATCCCGCGCTGCCGGAGGTCTTCATTCCCCCTGCACCCATTCCCGTTTGGATTTTTATCGTCTGCGGCCTCCTGCTGGTTGCCATGCTGGCGCTTGTCCTGTGGCTGCTGCTGCGCCCCCGCCCACCAGAGGCCATACCGCCCAAACGGCCCTGGGTCACTGCCATGACCGCCCTTCGCGAGCTTTCCCCCTTGGCCCGTTTTCAGCCCCCCGGCCAGACTGCGGGCCAGATTTCGGAGATCCTCCGCCAGTATTTCCTGGTCCGTTACAAGATCCCCGCCCCCTTCCGCACCACGCAGGAGATCTTTCATGGAGACACCATTCCCTCCACCTCCTCCCGCCTGCACAAATACGCCCCCCTCGCGGACCTCTGGGATGGCCTTTCGTTCGCCCCGGTTCCTGCTTCTACGGACGAGGCCGCAGAGCTGCTCGCCCGTGCCATTACTTATCTTGAGGAGGACCGGCCATGA
- a CDS encoding DUF58 domain-containing protein, translating to MLDTPDNDEQLTRILKRVRRIELITRGMVKETLGGQYHSRFKGQGIEFDDFREYQAGDDVRFLDWNVTARMDEPFVRKYIEERELTVMLVVDVSGSGDYGSQEDSKRERAAEVAAVFAFSAVQNQDKVGLILVSDRVEHYLPARKGSAHALRILRDILTIRPKSRKTNLTPALDTALERIAHRALVVLVSDFLTPDSVWEASLRSVAAKHDVVAAHISDPREWILPDAGRICMEDPETGEQFIVNTSHPEVRRKYAQAMGDRQDALTRMLRKNGVERIDVRLDDDYAPAMKAYFRSRRRRKR from the coding sequence ATGCTTGACACCCCTGACAACGACGAACAGCTCACGCGCATCCTGAAACGGGTGCGGCGTATCGAGCTGATCACCCGTGGCATGGTCAAGGAGACCCTGGGTGGCCAATACCATTCCCGCTTTAAAGGGCAGGGGATTGAGTTCGATGACTTCCGTGAGTACCAGGCCGGCGATGACGTCCGCTTTCTGGACTGGAACGTCACCGCCCGCATGGACGAGCCTTTTGTGCGCAAATACATCGAGGAGCGCGAGCTCACCGTCATGCTCGTCGTGGATGTCAGCGGATCGGGTGATTACGGCAGCCAGGAGGACAGCAAACGCGAGCGCGCGGCCGAAGTCGCTGCCGTTTTTGCCTTCAGCGCCGTGCAAAATCAGGACAAAGTCGGCCTCATCCTCGTCAGTGACCGCGTGGAGCATTATCTGCCCGCCCGCAAAGGCAGCGCCCACGCACTCCGCATCCTCCGGGATATCCTCACCATCCGGCCCAAGAGCCGCAAAACCAATCTCACCCCCGCTCTGGATACCGCCCTGGAGCGCATCGCCCACCGCGCTCTCGTGGTCCTCGTCTCGGATTTTCTGACGCCGGACAGCGTCTGGGAAGCCAGCCTCCGTTCCGTCGCTGCCAAGCACGATGTCGTCGCCGCCCACATCAGCGACCCCCGGGAATGGATCCTCCCGGATGCTGGCCGCATCTGCATGGAAGACCCGGAAACCGGGGAGCAGTTCATCGTCAATACATCCCATCCTGAAGTCCGCCGAAAATACGCCCAGGCCATGGGAGACCGGCAGGATGCCCTGACGCGTATGCTGCGCAAAAACGGCGTGGAACGTATAGACGTGCGTCTGGATGATGACTACGCCCCGGCCATGAAGGCCTATTTCCGCTCAAGAAGAAGGAGGAAACGGTGA